The Shewanella japonica genome has a window encoding:
- the apt gene encoding adenine phosphoribosyltransferase, translating to MTMNSASLALIKDSIKAIPDYPIPGIMFRDVTSLLENAEAYQATIAMFVEHYKSLGFTKVVGTEARGFLFGAPLALELGVGFVPVRKPGKLPRKTIAQTYDLEYGKDTLEIHVDAIQPGDKVLVVDDLLATGGTIEATVKLIRELGGEVEHAAFVISLPDIGGEKRIEALGIEILTLCEFEGE from the coding sequence ATGACTATGAATTCAGCAAGTTTAGCGTTAATCAAAGACAGCATTAAAGCCATTCCTGACTATCCCATTCCGGGCATTATGTTCCGTGATGTCACCAGCTTATTAGAAAATGCTGAAGCCTACCAAGCCACGATTGCGATGTTTGTTGAGCATTACAAGTCACTTGGCTTTACTAAAGTTGTAGGTACAGAGGCTCGTGGTTTTTTGTTTGGAGCGCCGCTGGCTTTAGAACTCGGCGTTGGTTTTGTTCCGGTTCGTAAACCTGGAAAACTACCACGCAAAACAATTGCGCAAACTTACGACCTTGAATACGGAAAAGATACCTTAGAAATTCATGTTGATGCCATTCAGCCTGGTGATAAAGTGCTTGTGGTTGACGACTTACTTGCTACTGGTGGCACAATTGAAGCCACTGTTAAGCTAATTCGTGAACTCGGTGGTGAAGTCGAGCATGCTGCATTTGTTATTTCGTTGCCTGATATCGGTGGCGAAAAACGCATTGAAGCATTGGGTATCGAAATTTTGACCCTTTGTGAGTTTGAAGGTGAGTAA
- a CDS encoding YbaN family protein yields MPLKRGLFLITGLTSVTLGTIGIVVPLLPTVPFILLAAYCFARSSDRLHNWLMTHPWFSQGLNDWQNKRSINKRLKRKAMIMTTLSFVVSIAIVPLLWVQIMLVCMLCILLLFLWQIPELD; encoded by the coding sequence ATGCCCCTAAAACGTGGCTTGTTTTTAATTACTGGGTTAACCAGCGTCACGCTGGGAACGATTGGTATTGTGGTTCCTTTACTACCGACTGTACCATTTATCTTGCTTGCAGCTTATTGCTTTGCTCGCTCAAGTGACAGGTTACACAATTGGCTGATGACACATCCTTGGTTTTCTCAAGGGCTCAATGACTGGCAAAATAAGCGATCAATTAACAAACGCTTGAAGCGAAAAGCCATGATTATGACGACGCTAAGTTTCGTGGTCAGTATCGCCATCGTGCCACTGCTTTGGGTGCAAATCATGTTAGTTTGTATGTTATGTATACTGTTACTTTTTTTGTGGCAGATCCCAGAGTTAGATTAA
- a CDS encoding DNA-binding domain-containing protein yields MSFIDTQYEFMDYIRDPSKPLPEGISLERMTVYRELFFNNINGFVSSAFPVLKSLYTDDAWLKLIQEFFVSFDCKTPLFVEISQEFIAFLQTDYQAKDYDPPFMVELAHYEWLELYISAVFDNDKQVTIARDMITELPLTLSDTATIAQYQYDVQHISLDYQPTEPSELPHSFCIYRDQADEVNFLQLNPLTAQVLAYINQAEQCYFSDIIEWLKQSYPQMTSETLASGCLQMLQQLAEKQIICRESRG; encoded by the coding sequence ATGAGCTTTATTGATACTCAATATGAGTTTATGGATTACATTCGCGACCCCAGTAAACCCTTGCCTGAAGGAATAAGCCTTGAACGGATGACGGTTTATCGGGAATTGTTTTTTAATAACATTAATGGGTTCGTATCGAGTGCTTTTCCTGTTCTTAAATCGTTATACACTGATGATGCTTGGCTTAAATTAATCCAAGAGTTTTTTGTTAGTTTTGACTGTAAGACACCTTTGTTTGTTGAAATTTCACAAGAATTTATCGCTTTTTTACAAACGGATTATCAAGCAAAAGATTACGATCCGCCGTTTATGGTGGAGTTGGCCCATTATGAGTGGTTAGAGCTTTATATTTCGGCTGTCTTTGATAACGACAAGCAAGTGACTATCGCTAGAGATATGATTACCGAGCTGCCGCTCACTCTGTCAGACACAGCGACCATTGCACAATATCAATACGATGTGCAGCACATCAGTCTTGACTATCAGCCAACAGAGCCGAGTGAGCTACCACATAGTTTTTGTATATACCGAGATCAAGCTGATGAGGTAAACTTTTTACAGTTAAACCCATTAACAGCGCAAGTGCTCGCATACATTAATCAAGCCGAGCAATGTTATTTTTCAGATATAATAGAATGGCTTAAACAATCCTACCCGCAAATGACTTCAGAAACTTTAGCCAGCGGCTGCTTACAGATGTTACAACAGTTGGCTGAAAAACAGATTATTTGTCGAGAGAGTAGAGGATAA
- a CDS encoding DUF692 domain-containing protein: MAEQAKVGLGLRREMLDEFCQQVPDEINFFEVAPENWMTLGGKFGKQFRQLTEQHDFFCHGLSLSIGSPEELDTEFVKQIKAFLDLHQISIYSEHLSYCSGTGHMYDLMPIPFTDEAVTYVAKRIKQVEDILERPFILENVSFYAAPGAQMNEQTFVNAVLAEADCKLLLDVNNIYVNSINHQYDAAEFLASMPTERIEYMHIAGHYEESSDLMVDTHGADVIDPVWKLLQQSYQQHGVFPTLLERDFNIPETPELLIEINQIHQYQQQALLQAKSRSA, from the coding sequence ATGGCAGAGCAAGCAAAAGTTGGACTGGGTTTACGCCGAGAGATGCTTGATGAGTTTTGTCAGCAAGTGCCAGATGAGATTAACTTCTTTGAAGTGGCGCCAGAAAACTGGATGACTCTGGGAGGAAAGTTTGGCAAACAGTTTAGGCAACTCACTGAGCAGCATGATTTCTTTTGCCATGGTTTGTCCTTGTCAATTGGCAGCCCTGAAGAGCTTGATACTGAATTTGTTAAACAAATAAAAGCGTTTCTCGATTTACATCAGATCTCTATTTATTCTGAACATTTAAGCTACTGTTCCGGTACGGGTCACATGTATGACTTGATGCCAATTCCGTTTACTGATGAAGCAGTCACTTACGTCGCTAAACGTATAAAACAAGTTGAAGACATTCTCGAGCGCCCATTTATTCTTGAAAATGTGTCTTTTTATGCAGCGCCTGGTGCGCAGATGAATGAACAAACCTTTGTGAATGCGGTATTAGCTGAAGCTGATTGTAAATTACTGCTTGATGTAAATAATATTTACGTTAATTCAATTAACCATCAATATGATGCGGCTGAGTTTTTAGCTTCTATGCCAACTGAACGTATTGAATATATGCACATAGCAGGGCATTACGAAGAATCATCAGACCTGATGGTCGACACTCATGGTGCAGATGTTATAGACCCTGTGTGGAAATTATTACAGCAAAGCTATCAGCAGCATGGCGTGTTTCCTACCTTGTTAGAGCGAGATTTTAATATTCCTGAAACGCCAGAGTTATTGATTGAAATTAATCAGATTCATCAATACCAACAACAGGCATTATTACAGGCTAAGTCAAGGAGTGCCTAA
- a CDS encoding tRNA-dihydrouridine synthase, with protein sequence MRVVLAPMEGVIDDLMREILSEINPYDLVVTEFVRVVSQLLPEKVYYKLCPELRNGGLTASGTPVRIQLLGQHPSVMAENAHRAVELGSQGVDANFGCPAKMVNRSKGGAVLLQYPDTIHDIVKAMRDAVPNEQPVTAKIRLGFEDKSLFMENALAVYEAGASEIAIHARSKVDGYKPPAYWEYITEVRKRLPIPVIANGEIWSREDAIRCMDVTGCDNIMLGRGAMSLPNLAAAIKGEQAPYTWAQTLSLLLRYTQKQLIGKKSDYYPARVKQWFTYLNKQYPEADALFRELRVLKTTDEIVAILEKTYEQQNR encoded by the coding sequence GTGCGCGTAGTATTAGCCCCTATGGAAGGTGTCATTGATGACTTGATGCGAGAAATATTGTCTGAAATTAATCCATATGACTTGGTGGTGACTGAGTTCGTTAGGGTTGTCAGCCAATTACTTCCAGAAAAAGTCTATTACAAATTATGTCCTGAACTGCGCAATGGCGGCTTAACCGCCTCTGGTACGCCGGTACGTATTCAACTGTTAGGCCAACACCCAAGCGTCATGGCTGAAAATGCACACAGAGCAGTTGAACTTGGCTCACAAGGTGTGGATGCTAATTTCGGTTGTCCTGCAAAAATGGTTAATCGAAGTAAAGGCGGCGCAGTATTATTGCAATACCCTGATACCATCCACGATATTGTTAAAGCCATGCGTGACGCTGTACCGAATGAGCAACCTGTTACAGCTAAAATCCGTTTAGGTTTTGAAGACAAGTCACTCTTTATGGAAAATGCGTTAGCTGTTTACGAAGCTGGTGCCAGTGAAATTGCAATTCATGCCAGAAGTAAAGTTGATGGCTATAAGCCACCAGCTTATTGGGAGTACATTACTGAAGTGCGTAAACGATTACCTATTCCAGTAATTGCCAATGGTGAAATTTGGAGTCGTGAAGATGCAATAAGATGTATGGATGTCACTGGCTGTGACAACATCATGCTAGGGCGCGGAGCAATGTCATTACCAAACTTGGCTGCAGCAATTAAAGGCGAGCAAGCACCTTATACTTGGGCTCAAACGTTAAGTTTGTTGCTACGTTACACCCAAAAACAATTAATTGGTAAGAAGTCAGACTATTACCCTGCAAGAGTTAAGCAGTGGTTTACCTACCTTAATAAACAATACCCAGAAGCAGATGCGTTATTTAGAGAACTACGTGTATTAAAAACCACAGATGAAATTGTCGCCATACTAGAAAAAACCTACGAACAACAAAATCGTTAA
- a CDS encoding TraR/DksA C4-type zinc finger protein has translation MSIQEIQQSLMQREAQLKYELVHQLNQKGHVQSASQSHFNMSLTELIELMSQQNLTDTPLFGQLTRLDAALCQLELGLYGLCSDCESDIEPERLAADPTEQRCACCAEKHRNEHRQELRLSH, from the coding sequence GTGAGTATTCAAGAAATACAGCAATCATTAATGCAAAGAGAAGCGCAGCTTAAATATGAGTTAGTGCATCAATTAAATCAAAAAGGTCATGTGCAAAGTGCCTCACAAAGCCACTTTAATATGAGCTTAACCGAGCTTATTGAATTAATGAGTCAGCAGAATTTAACTGACACTCCGCTATTTGGTCAATTAACACGCCTAGATGCCGCATTATGCCAATTAGAGTTAGGTTTGTATGGCTTATGTTCAGATTGCGAATCCGATATTGAACCTGAGCGACTAGCAGCAGACCCCACCGAGCAGCGATGTGCTTGCTGTGCAGAAAAACACCGTAATGAACATCGACAAGAGTTGCGACTAAGCCATTAA